The region CGTGTTTCTTCACTATATTAACCGCCTCTTCCTGCTCTCCTATAAGTGTGGATATCTCTTCAGACAGGCCTGCTACAGTTCTTATCTGATTCTTTATTGTGTTTATACTTTCACTTGATTCTGACATGGATTTCCTCACCCTGAGAGCCTCATCTGACTTTTCTTCCAGGAAGTAGGCCAGAGAGACCATGGATTTAGATATACTTTTTATTATTCCCTCTATCTCCTCAGTTGACTGCATGGCTCTGATCGCTAAAGATCTCACCTCATCAGCAACAACGGCAAAACCTTTTCCATGTTCACCTGCTCTTGCTGCTTCTATAGCGGCGTTTAAAGCTAACAGGTCTATCTGGTCTGCTATATACTTTATTGTTTCAACAACATCCTGAATTTTTGATGACTGTTCTCTGAGTGTATCTATATTTTCACGTAGGGATATAACCTCATCGGCAAGTTTCTGAACTTCTTCAATAGAGGAAACTATCCTATCTGATCCTGTAACAGCTTTCTCCTCAACATCCTTAACCGTATTGTAAACATTTTTTATATGGTTGCTTACATTGTCAATTGAGACGGAAAGTATCTCTAACGACATCCCTAGATCAAGTGATCTTCTGTACATCTTGTTATTTTTATCTTTTGTTTCAGTAAGATCAGTTATAAGAAGTGATGTATCTTTTGATATGTTCCCTGAAAGTACGATAATGTCCTTGAATGTATCTCTTATCCAGGTTATAAATTTATCAAACTTCTCCCCTAACTTCCCAAGTTCGTCCTTACTGTGTAATGATAGTTTTTTATTCAGGTCACCTTTCTGTATCTGATCCATAATAGTGATCATCTTGTTTATGGGACGAACCACAGCTCTGTATGTTGTAAATGATCCTATACCGATCACAATTAGACTGAAAAGGGGAATCAGGACGACAACGGTTGAGGCTGTTGACAGCAGGTTATCCTTTTCGTCTTCAAGTCTTTTTATCTCAGTTTTCAGTGAGCCTTCAATCCTTTTCAGAATTTTTCTGATCTTTTCTGTACTGTAACTGCTGTCTATCCTGTTAAGTTCAGAGTCTACCAGTTTTCTGATCCTTCTGCTGTCAAGTGTTCTTAAGCTGTTTTTAAGGTCAGATAAAAACTTTTTTCTATCTATATCTATACGAAACTCTGTTATTCTCTCAAATGTATTTATACTGTTCAGGTAACTTTTTGCTATATCAAGCTCTGTCTGTATCTTTCTGTACTCATTAATCTTTTTATGTACATATTCTGTCAGAAAAAATATTATTAAAACTTCTAAAACAAGAGAAACGATAAGTTTTGATTTTATACTCATCTTCAGATCTCACCACTGTAGCTTTTCTCTTTTGTTTTTACTGAAATGATCTTGTAAATCTTGATAAGGTAGTCTACGAGTTCTTTAGAAAGTCTTATCATCTCACTGACCTTTCTGTCAGCTTCTTCTATTTTTCCTTCGTTGAACAGTTTTACTGCTTCATTTCCTGCTGCGTGGAACTCTATATGGGCTTTCTCCATGTTTTTGAAAAGGTTTATCGCTTCGTCCCCGTACGTACTTATATCTTTAATACCTTCAGAGTAATACCATCTGCCGAGATCGCACTGTGTATGATCTACAAATGTGTATCCAACCTTGCCTTCTATAGCTCTAAATACATTCTGCATAAACTTACCGTGGTCAATAACTTTTGTGAGAATATTTACAGCATCTCCTTCTTTCAGTTTTGAGAGAAGATTCCACGCTTCCTCTCCGTTGTGGAACGTTCTTTCTGCAATCTCATCGATCTCTTCAGATATTGATACTATCTCATTAACAACATCCAGGAATGCGTTTGCATGTTCTGAAACCGTTTTTATAACCTGAGACTGTTCTTCCGTTGCAGCTGTCTGTCTTGCTATCATATCTGTTATCTTTTCCCCTTCCTCTTTTATCTTCTGGAATATGGATGTTATCTCTGTTGAGAACTCAACACCTTCTTTTACTATGTTTGTTGCTTTACTTACCTCTCTTTCTGTTTTTTCCATCTCATTAACGATACCCGATATTACATTTCTTATCTCGTTTGCACTCTTTGATGTTTTTTCTGCTAACTTTCTAACCTCATCAGCAACAACTGCAAACCCTCTTCCTACCTCACCAGCTCTTGCAGCCTCTATAGCAGCATTCAGAGCTAAAAGGTTTGTCTGTTCTGTGATCTCAAGGATAACATCAAGTATATGTTCAATACCGCTTATTCTCTTCTTAAGCTCCATTGTTGAATCTGAGAGCTGGTTCATAACCTGAACGGACTGTTTTATATTTGAGACGGATTTCTCTATAGACTGTGAACCTTTTTCAACAAGGTGATTTATCGTTTCCTGTGTATTCTGGACTTCCATTATTGAGCTTGCAAGATCAGAGACAGCCATACTTATCTGCTCAACCGAATTTACCATATCCTCAAGCTCTTCTTTGAAGGCTTTTATCTTTGATCTGAGTTTGAATGAACCACCGTTTGTCAGTGATGTCTCAAATATAACAGATGCTACTTCCGGAGATGCTTCAAAGAAAACTTTATCTATGTATCTGTCCGCTGTAACATCTCTCCATGAAGATGCGTAACCGGTAATATTACCTTCAGAATCTGTTACAACAAATCTGTTAGATTCTATAACAAAGTTTCCTATGTTTATGTCGGCGTTTTTCTTTACCTCACCCGGTTTCAGATTCTTTAAAAGCTGTTTTATCCTTTCCGGATTTTTGTGAAACTTGTGTATGGATATGCCTAAAGGGTTGTTCCAGTCTATGTTATAACCGAATGTTCTGTTAATCTCATCACCAAGCCTCTTTAATATCTCTCTTCCTTTCCTGTTTATATAAATAAGCTCGTTACCTTCATTCCCTTCTTTAAAATCAGTTGATGCTATGAATATCCCTTCTTCCTGAAGGTTGTCAAGTATCTCCCATCCCTCATGTGCTTTATCTTTCAGCTGTTTAAGCTGCTGCTGTATGCTGCTGACTTCCTGCTGCATCTTTCTGGCTATTTCGTCCTTTTTATTCAACTCCTCCTTCAGTTTTTCTATAGCTGATGTTTTATTTCTTAATTCCTCATCAAGCTGATCGATCTCGCTGTTTTTCATCTGTAAAGCTTCCTCAAGCTGTGCTATGTACTCATTCTTCTTTTCCAGCTCCTCTTTCAACTGATCCACTATTTTATAGACCTCTTTACAGCCAAATAGACCCATCCTTATAACCTCCTGCACTGATAAGTAAAAGTTATTTTTTTAATGCTGAGAATATCTTTTCAATCTTCTCTTTTAACACTTCTGCTGTGAAAGGTTTTACTATGTAGTTGTTTACACCTGCTTTTATGGCTAATAGAACATTTTCTTTTTTTGCCTCGGCTGTGACCATCAGAACAGGTAGATGTTTCAGATTTTCGTCTTTTCTGATCTCCTGGACAAGTTCAAGTCCTGTCATATTGGGCATATTCCAGTCTGTTATAACAAAATCATAATTCCCTGATCTTAATTTTTGCAGTGCAACCTTTCCATCTTCAGCCTCGTCTATATTTTTAAATCCCAGCTGGTCTAAAAGACCTTTTATTATCTTTCTCATTGTTGCCATATCATCAACAACAAGTATCTTTATATTTCTGTCAGGTAAAGCCATCTGTTTCCTCCTACTTTTTTATTGCGTATTTATGGACAAGCTTTAAAAGATCCGGTGCATCAAACTTGACAAGATGAGCATCGGCATTTACATACTTGGCTTTATCAACTGTTGCTTTATCACTTAAAGATGTGTTTATTATTACAGGAATTTTACTGAATTCTGGATGTTCTTTTATCTTCCTTGTAAAGGTGAGACCGTCCATTCCGGGCATCTCTATGTCTGAAACTATTAACTGGATATAATCTGTTATATCTTTACCTTCAGCTGATGCCTGTTCCAGATATTTGTTCAGTATATCAAGACCTTCCAGACCACTTTTTGCCTCAATAACTGTATGTCCATCTTTTTCAAGAATACCCCTTATTATCTTTCTGGCTACAGGACTGTCATCAAGTATAAGTATGTTGAAATGGCCGGTTCTCTCCACTTCCTCTTCAGATATATGCTCATCTATTCCGAATATTTTTATCATCCCAAGTTCATCAAGTATTCCTTCAAAATCAAGCAGTAAGAGAAGATTTCCATCCTCTATCTCTATCACTCCAACAATCTTTCCACCAAGTCTCTCT is a window of Persephonella marina EX-H1 DNA encoding:
- a CDS encoding chemotaxis response regulator CheY translates to MALPDRNIKILVVDDMATMRKIIKGLLDQLGFKNIDEAEDGKVALQKLRSGNYDFVITDWNMPNMTGLELVQEIRKDENLKHLPVLMVTAEAKKENVLLAIKAGVNNYIVKPFTAEVLKEKIEKIFSALKK
- a CDS encoding methyl-accepting chemotaxis protein, which gives rise to MGLFGCKEVYKIVDQLKEELEKKNEYIAQLEEALQMKNSEIDQLDEELRNKTSAIEKLKEELNKKDEIARKMQQEVSSIQQQLKQLKDKAHEGWEILDNLQEEGIFIASTDFKEGNEGNELIYINRKGREILKRLGDEINRTFGYNIDWNNPLGISIHKFHKNPERIKQLLKNLKPGEVKKNADINIGNFVIESNRFVVTDSEGNITGYASSWRDVTADRYIDKVFFEASPEVASVIFETSLTNGGSFKLRSKIKAFKEELEDMVNSVEQISMAVSDLASSIMEVQNTQETINHLVEKGSQSIEKSVSNIKQSVQVMNQLSDSTMELKKRISGIEHILDVILEITEQTNLLALNAAIEAARAGEVGRGFAVVADEVRKLAEKTSKSANEIRNVISGIVNEMEKTEREVSKATNIVKEGVEFSTEITSIFQKIKEEGEKITDMIARQTAATEEQSQVIKTVSEHANAFLDVVNEIVSISEEIDEIAERTFHNGEEAWNLLSKLKEGDAVNILTKVIDHGKFMQNVFRAIEGKVGYTFVDHTQCDLGRWYYSEGIKDISTYGDEAINLFKNMEKAHIEFHAAGNEAVKLFNEGKIEEADRKVSEMIRLSKELVDYLIKIYKIISVKTKEKSYSGEI
- a CDS encoding methyl-accepting chemotaxis protein, giving the protein MSIKSKLIVSLVLEVLIIFFLTEYVHKKINEYRKIQTELDIAKSYLNSINTFERITEFRIDIDRKKFLSDLKNSLRTLDSRRIRKLVDSELNRIDSSYSTEKIRKILKRIEGSLKTEIKRLEDEKDNLLSTASTVVVLIPLFSLIVIGIGSFTTYRAVVRPINKMITIMDQIQKGDLNKKLSLHSKDELGKLGEKFDKFITWIRDTFKDIIVLSGNISKDTSLLITDLTETKDKNNKMYRRSLDLGMSLEILSVSIDNVSNHIKNVYNTVKDVEEKAVTGSDRIVSSIEEVQKLADEVISLRENIDTLREQSSKIQDVVETIKYIADQIDLLALNAAIEAARAGEHGKGFAVVADEVRSLAIRAMQSTEEIEGIIKSISKSMVSLAYFLEEKSDEALRVRKSMSESSESINTIKNQIRTVAGLSEEISTLIGEQEEAVNIVKKHVLEMNKSIESFSSVFRELEKSIYNTKNVINNVENEISRFNIGDIAVVERGRFLISEWISKIPFMFEDKKFYPIKESTFYKWLNEDLKKIVNKNPQLLVLYKNITDTVNQIEITVKEFVEGDKNDESLKVTKELINRFMQDLTELEKNLQGGKNV
- a CDS encoding chemotaxis protein — translated: MSKKDFLPKILETGANELEIIDFRMFEELDNGEIYEWILGVNVAKVREVIRKPNPIVKSPGSPPEVEGIAKIRGEVVPIVNLAKWMKIKEPENAGKYVIVMEFLREIVGVIVHEAKRIRRIRWADIRKPPPSIEERLGGKIVGVIEIEDGNLLLLLDFEGILDELGMIKIFGIDEHISEEEVERTGHFNILILDDSPVARKIIRGILEKDGHTVIEAKSGLEGLDILNKYLEQASAEGKDITDYIQLIVSDIEMPGMDGLTFTRKIKEHPEFSKIPVIINTSLSDKATVDKAKYVNADAHLVKFDAPDLLKLVHKYAIKK